From one Larimichthys crocea isolate SSNF chromosome XVIII, L_crocea_2.0, whole genome shotgun sequence genomic stretch:
- the gmppaa gene encoding mannose-1-phosphate guanylyltransferase regulatory subunit alpha-A isoform X2 yields the protein MLKAVILIGGPQKGTRFRPLSFEVPKPLFPVAGVPMLQHHIEACAKVPNMKEILLIGFYQPNEELTRFLCNAQQEFKISIRYLQEYSALGTGGGIYHFRDQIVSGSPEAFFVLNADVCSAFPLAEMLSFQKEHGEPNSFVILGTTSNRKQSMNYGCIVENEETNEVLHYVEKPSTFVSDIINCGIYLFNPDIFQHIGTVFQKNQQDMLLEEPTNGWHRAEAIRLEQDIFTALAGQGKLYVYKTLGFWSQIKSAGSAIYASRLYLNQYHTTHTERLASNKEGGPKISGNVYIHPTANIDPTATLGPNVSIGTGVTIGAGVRVRESIILHGATLQDHCCVLNSIVGWDSTIGKWARVEGTPSDPNPNDPYAKIDSETLFRDGKLTPSITILGCNVTIPSEVIILNSIVLPHKDLNRGFKNQIIL from the exons ATGTTGAAGGCAGTGATTTTAATCGGGGGACCTCAGAAAG GCACAAGGTTCAGGCCGCTGTCATTTGAAGTTCCCAAACCGTTGTTTCCGGTGGCTGGTGTGCCCATGCTGCAGCATCACATTGAAGCATGTGCCAAA GTACCGAACATGAAGGAGATTTTGCTCATCGGCTTTTATCAGCCAAACGAAGAACTGACCAGATTCCTGTGTAATGCTCAGCAGGAGTTCAAAATCTCCATCAG GTATCTGCAGGAATATTCCGCCCTGGGCACCGGCGGGGGAATCTATCATTTCAGAGATCAGATTGTCTCCGGCAGTCCGGAGGCTTTCTTTGTTCTGAATGCTGATGTCTGCTCAGCGTTTCCTCTCGCAGAGATGCTCAGCTTCCAGAAGGAACACGGAGAACCTAACAGCTTTGTTATCCTCGGTACAACG TCAAACAGAAAGCAATCCATGAATTACGGCTGCATTGTTGAGAACGAGGAAACAAACGAG gTCTTGCATTATGTGGAAAAGCCGAGCACGTTCGTGAGCGACATCATAAACTGCGGCATATACCTCTTTAACCCAGACATCTTCCAGCACATCGGCACCGTCTTTCAGAAGAATCAGCAGGACATGTTGTT AGAGGAGCCAACCAACGGCTGGCACCGAGCAGAGGCCATCAGGCTGGAACAGGACATATTCACTGCCCTGGCAGGACAAGGCAAACTCTACGTATATAAAACCCTCGGCTTCTGGAGTCAGATTAAATCTGCAGG gtCTGCAATTTATGCCAGTCGGCTCTACCTAAACCAGTATCACACAACTCATACTGAAAGGCTGGCCTCAAATAAGGAGGGAGGGCCCAAGATAAGTG GTAATGTCTATATTCATCCTACAGCCAACATTGATCCCACCGCCACG TTGGGTCCCAATGTCTCGATTGGCACTGGAGTGACTATCGGTGCTGGGGTCAGAGTTCGAGAGTCCATCATCCTCCATGGCGCAACTCTACAG GAccactgctgtgttttgaaCAGCATTGTGGGATGGGACAGCACCATTGGCAAGTGGGCAAGAGTAGAAGGAACCCCAAGTGATCCAAACCCTAATGATCCCTACGCAAAGATTGACAGCGAGACCCTCTTCAGAGATGGAAAACTCACACCCTCAATTACCATTCTTG GTTGCAACGTGACCATCCCCTCCGAGGTGATTATACTCAACTCGATTGTCCTCCCACACAAAGACCTCAACCGTGGCTTCAAAAACCAAATTATTCTCTAG
- the gmppaa gene encoding mannose-1-phosphate guanylyltransferase regulatory subunit alpha-A isoform X1, with translation MLKAVILIGGPQKGTRFRPLSFEVPKPLFPVAGVPMLQHHIEACAKVPNMKEILLIGFYQPNEELTRFLCNAQQEFKISIRYLQEYSALGTGGGIYHFRDQIVSGSPEAFFVLNADVCSAFPLAEMLSFQKEHGEPNSFVILGTTSNRKQSMNYGCIVENEETNEVLHYVEKPSTFVSDIINCGIYLFNPDIFQHIGTVFQKNQQDMLLYPYDGEEPTNGWHRAEAIRLEQDIFTALAGQGKLYVYKTLGFWSQIKSAGSAIYASRLYLNQYHTTHTERLASNKEGGPKISGNVYIHPTANIDPTATLGPNVSIGTGVTIGAGVRVRESIILHGATLQDHCCVLNSIVGWDSTIGKWARVEGTPSDPNPNDPYAKIDSETLFRDGKLTPSITILGCNVTIPSEVIILNSIVLPHKDLNRGFKNQIIL, from the exons ATGTTGAAGGCAGTGATTTTAATCGGGGGACCTCAGAAAG GCACAAGGTTCAGGCCGCTGTCATTTGAAGTTCCCAAACCGTTGTTTCCGGTGGCTGGTGTGCCCATGCTGCAGCATCACATTGAAGCATGTGCCAAA GTACCGAACATGAAGGAGATTTTGCTCATCGGCTTTTATCAGCCAAACGAAGAACTGACCAGATTCCTGTGTAATGCTCAGCAGGAGTTCAAAATCTCCATCAG GTATCTGCAGGAATATTCCGCCCTGGGCACCGGCGGGGGAATCTATCATTTCAGAGATCAGATTGTCTCCGGCAGTCCGGAGGCTTTCTTTGTTCTGAATGCTGATGTCTGCTCAGCGTTTCCTCTCGCAGAGATGCTCAGCTTCCAGAAGGAACACGGAGAACCTAACAGCTTTGTTATCCTCGGTACAACG TCAAACAGAAAGCAATCCATGAATTACGGCTGCATTGTTGAGAACGAGGAAACAAACGAG gTCTTGCATTATGTGGAAAAGCCGAGCACGTTCGTGAGCGACATCATAAACTGCGGCATATACCTCTTTAACCCAGACATCTTCCAGCACATCGGCACCGTCTTTCAGAAGAATCAGCAGGACATGTTGTT ATATCCATACGATGG AGAGGAGCCAACCAACGGCTGGCACCGAGCAGAGGCCATCAGGCTGGAACAGGACATATTCACTGCCCTGGCAGGACAAGGCAAACTCTACGTATATAAAACCCTCGGCTTCTGGAGTCAGATTAAATCTGCAGG gtCTGCAATTTATGCCAGTCGGCTCTACCTAAACCAGTATCACACAACTCATACTGAAAGGCTGGCCTCAAATAAGGAGGGAGGGCCCAAGATAAGTG GTAATGTCTATATTCATCCTACAGCCAACATTGATCCCACCGCCACG TTGGGTCCCAATGTCTCGATTGGCACTGGAGTGACTATCGGTGCTGGGGTCAGAGTTCGAGAGTCCATCATCCTCCATGGCGCAACTCTACAG GAccactgctgtgttttgaaCAGCATTGTGGGATGGGACAGCACCATTGGCAAGTGGGCAAGAGTAGAAGGAACCCCAAGTGATCCAAACCCTAATGATCCCTACGCAAAGATTGACAGCGAGACCCTCTTCAGAGATGGAAAACTCACACCCTCAATTACCATTCTTG GTTGCAACGTGACCATCCCCTCCGAGGTGATTATACTCAACTCGATTGTCCTCCCACACAAAGACCTCAACCGTGGCTTCAAAAACCAAATTATTCTCTAG